A segment of the Macrobrachium nipponense isolate FS-2020 chromosome 4, ASM1510439v2, whole genome shotgun sequence genome:
tatattatatatatatatatatatatatatatatatatatatatatatatatattatatatatatatatatatatatatatatatacatatataaacaattgaatcacgaaagttaggaacgtgataaattcataaataaagatatatgccacgaaggcgaaataaacgaaggagtaactgcgagacctttcgacgtttatgcttgtttgggaaggttactctcttccaggtgtttcggattctaggtactaatctctttataatccctatctgtccagttatatgaatcttcttgttttgtcttttgtcccatgtatgtcagttctgcttagtaaaagaagtggaaacgtcgaaaggtcttgcagttactccttcgtttatttttccttcgtggcatatatctttatttacatatatacatacattatatatatattatatatatatatatatatatatatatatatattatatatatatatatatatatatatatataatgacagtaAAATCAGTGAAGATTTTAGATGTGGATTTAATGTGTAATTAAATGTTTACGCATTCGGGTGAAAAAACATGCACCCactgaaagagaaaaatgggTGCTCCCCCAGTCTCGAATGAGGTGCCCGAGACTTCGACGCATTTTCAGCGTCCTCGATATGACGTCACTGCTTGACGTCATAGGTTTTACGCTCGGCGATTTGGTGGGTCGCTCTCTGTCTCCAGGGCGCATAGTGCTCATCGTTTTTACTTAGCTATGCTGTTCCGCTGCATGTTTGTTATTTTGAATACAACCACTCATGTTAAGTCTTTAAACCGttgaacacaaacatacacatacagaatagtgaaacattttgattttttcataaatacCTTATCAGTAAAATTTTCTATATTTCAATAAGATGTTAATATTACTAAACAACTTTTCGTAACAATCAGGATTTCATCTACTTCCCCTAAACAATTAAGATAAATTTTACAACTATTGCGTCCGACAGATTTGTAAAAACTCCATTTTTTACCTAAAATCGAGCTAACGGCATCCAACATTTAGAGTAGCATGATCAACATTTTTTAATTAAGCTATTCGGATTTCACAAACGTATTACCTAAACCTCTTACGATGACggtataccaaaataaaaaaaaataaaaaggaaaagttcaTTGAGCGAAAGAGTAAATTTCCCAAATTCGCCATGAACGAGAGATGAGTCACTTGGCAACGTGTCTTCCCGCGCGTGAGAGTAACATCGGGGGAGGGGAATTTTTAACCGCGCTGGTGTTGGTTGGAATCTTTAAAAAGCGCTCTGAAACCAGTAGACAACATTCATTCCTCATAAACACGGGAAGAAGAAGGATCAGTTCTCTTTGGATTTTGCTATAAACAACATGAAGGTAGGCTACAAATTATCTTGCCATATTGTTACataatttgattatttatatGGTTATCGGTGGTTTGAAGTTCAGATATATCTATGGTACTTCTATAAATGCTCAAAACTCATTGCACTGGACGAAATGTCCATTCAGATAATGGAAAAGCATTGTTGAAAGAATTGACTTTGactttaatatttgttttctttcttttcagggaCTTCAGGTTTTGTTCGTCTGCTGTCTGACAGTTGTTGCCTTTGCACAGGATAAAAATGGAGGAAATAAGCGATTCTTTGGAGGATTAAACCCAGGTTTTGGTGGAGGTTTCGGTGGTGTTAATCCAGGATTTGGAGGTGGCATCAACCCAGgctttggaggaggattcggaggAGTTTCCAACACCTGCAGACGTTGGTGCCGAACTCCCGAGGGACAGGCATACTGCTGCGAGAGCAACAATGAGCCCGACACCATTCCCTTCGTAAAGCCAGGTGTATGCCCTCCCGTGAGGCCTCAGTGCCCACCCGTCAGGACCTTTGCCCCTCCACAAACCTGCTCCAACGACAGCAAGTGCGGAGGCGTCGACAAGTGCTGCTACGACAGGTGTCTTGAGGAGCACGTGTGCAAACCCCCTGTTGGGTCTTCCGGCTTCGGTGGATTCGGTTTTGGAAGATAATTCCTGACCGTCCCTGAGTTACTATCATTGTAATTTATACtccatttcattattttacatTCAAAAATGCCAAAGATATCAGACATCAATAAATATTCATAAGTCATGTATAGTGTTTTACTTATTTCAAGTTATTCCTTGTTCGGATAAACACGGAAATCCTGATCATTTCTGCTAATATTTATGACAACTGTGAGGTATAAAAGTTTCCTTTTGTTAACATTATAGAAAATTAGGAGGAAACCTTACCTAATATCTGAGGCCCAAATCCCAATTGGAAACTATTCACTGATACTTGCAATCGTCTACTTGCCTGCAAAAGGACTTTCTCGAGGAAACTGAGGAAACTCAAAAGAAAAGTCCATCAACTTTAAACTGACCCTGATTTTCATACGTCATCGCCTAGAAGTGCATACACATGAGAAAGTTAATATTCCTAGATATGTATTATGCATGAGAGGTTGAAagactttattcatttttctataaCAGTCTCATGCAAACTTAATATTTCCTTGGTTAAGTGGATGAAAAATTTCTGCAATTTGCAAATTGCTGAAATACTTCTAAATTATAAAAGCATGTGGTTTAATAGGTTATCCATATTATTGTATTAAAGGAAAAGATAgctgaaaaaatataagaatagcaATAgctaaataatttatttgttctatctaaagtaatagaACGTGTCTCTATACCTTCTTGCAGGATTCCTTTACAAAACTCAAAGTTGTATCTCGAGTATGAattataaactttctctctctctctctctctctctctctctctctctctctcctctctctctctgcacacacacgcacacacacacacacatatatacaccaaCAAAACTGTAATTAAAATTTCGTACAAAATTAGATGCTTTCTCATAATCTTGCCATTGGATATATATCTAAaacgcattgaaatctcccaatTAATCATCGATAAAGGTAATTTCTTTGCACGACCAACACCAGGAGAGATACCATTCCCGGAAAAAGGTGTAATTTTTTTCCTGCTCTTTTTCCTgctatttttcatttgaaaattgaCTTAACCATGTTAATACCTTTTATAACAGGGGAGAAGAAGCCTACCCTCAAGTTAAGGCGTTATATTCAAAATCACATGCTGGTGTAACAACGTCAATAAACAAGCAAAAGGGATTCACGACTACAACAAGTTACTCCTTTAATACCAGTTTCTTAAATAATGTAAGCCCTTGGCTTGATTTTAAACACACGCGCTCGTACACATGTGCACACATTCTTATTCTCCAGGTAAAGGTCATTTGTACAGATCCCGAAATGCCAGTTGGAAAGATAAAACCTTAATTCGAATTTCTCATGTTTGTGTAATAAATTGTAGAAAAGATGCGTGAGAGgcagttccatatatatatatatattatatatatatatatatatatatatatatatatatatatatatagtatatatatagtatagatatatatatatatatatatatatattatatatctatatatatatatatatatacatatatatatatatgtatatatatatatatagaatatatatgtgacAGTAAAATCAGTGAAGATTTTAGATGTGGATTTAATGTGTAATTAAATGTTTACGTATTCGGGTGAATAACATGAACCCACTGAAAGAGCAAAAAATGGGTGCTCTCCAGTCTTCGACGCATTTTCAGCGTCCTCGATATGACGTCACTGCTTGACGTCATAGGTTTTACTCTCGGCGATTTGGTGGGTCGCTCTCTGTCTCCAGGGCGCAAAGTGCTCATCATTTTTACCTAGCTATGCTGTTCCGCTGCATGTTTGTTATTTTGAATACAACCAATCATGTTTAGTCTTTAAACTGTTGAACACGAACATACACATACAGAATACagtaaccttttga
Coding sequences within it:
- the LOC135211605 gene encoding uncharacterized protein LOC135211605, translated to MKGLQVLFVCCLTVVAFAQDKNGGNKRFFGGLNPGFGGGFGGVNPGFGGGINPGFGGGFGGVSNTCRRWCRTPEGQAYCCESNNEPDTIPFVKPGVCPPVRPQCPPVRTFAPPQTCSNDSKCGGVDKCCYDRCLEEHVCKPPVGSSGFGGFGFGR